The following proteins are encoded in a genomic region of Rubrobacter xylanophilus DSM 9941:
- a CDS encoding carboxylate-amine ligase, producing the protein MDAGKKREAGALLPEEAFETGAPEGTLGAEEELWLADPETLKLAGGAQKILAAEPAEHFSGELIDCEVEANTGVHREAAGVARDLLARRRTLLEHAGRLGRVLGTSGTHPLGDWREQEIIDKPHYQYLKRKLGWLIRRNNTFSLHVHYAVQGKEKVIYLFDRIREYVPHFLAVSVNSPFWQGEFTDTRSARALVFSRSLPHAGMPEAFGSWSAYAGYLDFVGRPGVIRRLGEIWWDIRPHPRLSTLEIRAFDAQTDPARSEALISLAAATCDMLCAEYESGELRPARPVREIEDNKWSAQRHGLDGLFVDHETHEPVPARWAVERLAELAASSSRRDLSSLERLLEEPTESERQLLVWRETGSVKEVARDIARRTRAAIPAT; encoded by the coding sequence ATGGATGCGGGGAAGAAGAGAGAGGCCGGCGCGCTCCTGCCGGAGGAGGCATTCGAGACCGGGGCCCCGGAGGGCACCCTCGGCGCGGAGGAGGAGCTCTGGCTGGCCGACCCCGAGACCCTCAAGCTCGCCGGGGGAGCGCAGAAGATCCTCGCCGCCGAGCCCGCGGAGCACTTCTCCGGGGAGCTCATAGACTGCGAGGTGGAGGCGAACACGGGGGTGCACCGGGAGGCGGCCGGTGTGGCGCGGGACCTCCTCGCCCGCCGCAGGACGCTCCTGGAGCACGCCGGGCGGCTGGGCCGGGTGCTCGGGACCAGCGGCACCCACCCCCTGGGGGACTGGCGGGAGCAGGAGATCATAGACAAGCCCCACTACCAGTACCTCAAGCGAAAGCTCGGCTGGCTCATCCGGCGCAACAACACCTTCTCGCTGCACGTCCACTACGCCGTGCAGGGCAAGGAGAAGGTCATCTACCTGTTCGACCGGATCCGGGAGTACGTCCCCCACTTTCTGGCCGTCTCGGTGAACTCCCCGTTCTGGCAGGGGGAGTTCACCGACACCCGCTCGGCGCGCGCCCTCGTCTTCTCCCGCTCGCTGCCCCACGCCGGGATGCCGGAGGCGTTCGGCTCCTGGTCGGCCTACGCGGGCTACCTGGACTTCGTCGGCCGGCCCGGCGTCATCCGGCGGCTCGGCGAGATCTGGTGGGACATCCGGCCCCACCCCAGGCTCTCCACCCTCGAGATACGGGCCTTCGACGCCCAGACGGACCCCGCGCGCAGCGAGGCCCTGATCTCGCTGGCCGCCGCGACCTGCGACATGCTCTGCGCGGAGTACGAGTCGGGCGAGCTGCGCCCGGCGCGCCCGGTGCGCGAGATAGAGGACAACAAGTGGAGCGCCCAGCGCCACGGCCTGGACGGCCTCTTCGTGGACCACGAGACGCACGAGCCGGTGCCCGCCCGCTGGGCGGTGGAGAGGCTCGCGGAGCTCGCGGCCTCCTCCTCGCGGCGGGACCTCTCCTCGCTGGAGCGCCTGCTGGAGGAGCCCACGGAGTCCGAGCGCCAGCTGTTGGTGTGGCGAGAGACCGGCTCCGTCAAGGAGGTGGCGCGGGACATCGCGCGGCGCACCCGCGCCGCCATCCCGGCTACCTGA
- a CDS encoding peroxiredoxin → MPAEVGERAPGFALPADSWEREVSLEEALERGPVVLFFYPGDWSSVCTDQLDEVQERLSEFSRRGAGVLAISVDSPWSHRAWAEARGITFPLLSDFHREVVRAYGVLNEQGFAERAYFVVDREGRIRARRVERTPRDRPPLERVLEDLDGAL, encoded by the coding sequence ATGCCGGCAGAGGTTGGAGAGAGGGCGCCGGGCTTCGCGCTGCCCGCCGACTCCTGGGAGCGGGAGGTCTCGCTGGAGGAGGCGCTGGAGCGGGGGCCGGTGGTGTTGTTCTTCTACCCGGGGGACTGGTCGAGCGTGTGCACCGACCAGCTGGACGAGGTGCAGGAGAGGCTCTCGGAGTTCTCCCGCCGGGGGGCCGGGGTGCTCGCGATCAGCGTGGACTCCCCGTGGTCGCACCGGGCGTGGGCCGAGGCCCGCGGGATCACCTTCCCCCTGCTCTCGGACTTCCACCGGGAGGTCGTGAGGGCCTACGGCGTCCTCAACGAGCAGGGCTTCGCCGAGCGGGCCTACTTCGTCGTGGACCGGGAGGGCAGGATCCGGGCCCGCCGGGTGGAGCGGACGCCCCGGGACCGCCCGCCGCTGGAGCGGGTGCTTGAGGATCTGGACGGAGCCCTTTGA
- a CDS encoding triphosphoribosyl-dephospho-CoA synthase, whose protein sequence is MATSGTSGERRPEQPAVSPGRVSSAAATALTLAYSAPMPGCGSRYADRDIAHETRLLWVPSTGAVLGYAGERGVGETVLEAAAAALGLTGRASPREAGYLAPLARGALRGERVEVVLARLGHDDLRAFARALKISGVRGPLEHSLQLALGAGRDTTLRDVMRFCAARDPLAREYARNFEVTRELARPALLAALSRADSARGALVQAYLEVLSEVPDVDIAERAGQREAEDVSRMARGVLKAGGVRSRRGLEGVANLDGILRENPRLAPTATEPPVIAAAFLIALEYGPEALSYRLKPASGGR, encoded by the coding sequence ATGGCTACTTCTGGGACGAGCGGCGAGCGGCGCCCGGAGCAGCCCGCGGTCTCGCCGGGGCGCGTCTCCTCGGCGGCGGCGACGGCCCTGACGCTGGCCTACAGCGCCCCGATGCCGGGCTGCGGCTCACGCTACGCCGACCGGGACATCGCGCACGAGACGCGCCTGCTGTGGGTTCCGTCCACGGGGGCGGTGCTGGGCTACGCCGGGGAGCGCGGCGTGGGCGAGACGGTGCTGGAGGCCGCGGCGGCGGCGCTCGGGCTCACGGGGAGGGCCTCCCCGCGCGAGGCGGGCTATCTGGCGCCGCTGGCCCGCGGCGCCCTGCGGGGCGAGCGGGTGGAGGTGGTGCTCGCCCGCCTGGGGCACGACGACCTGCGCGCCTTCGCCCGCGCGCTAAAGATCTCCGGCGTCCGGGGGCCGCTGGAGCACTCGCTGCAGCTCGCCCTGGGGGCCGGCAGGGACACCACCCTGCGCGACGTCATGCGCTTCTGCGCGGCCCGCGACCCGCTGGCCCGCGAGTACGCCCGCAACTTCGAGGTCACCCGCGAGCTCGCCCGGCCCGCGCTGCTCGCGGCGCTCTCGCGGGCGGACTCCGCGCGGGGCGCGCTGGTGCAGGCCTACCTCGAGGTGCTCTCCGAGGTGCCCGACGTGGACATCGCCGAGCGCGCGGGCCAGCGGGAGGCCGAGGACGTCTCCCGGATGGCCCGCGGCGTGCTCAAGGCCGGCGGGGTCCGCTCCCGGCGGGGGCTCGAGGGGGTCGCCAACCTGGACGGCATCCTGCGGGAGAACCCCCGGCTCGCCCCCACGGCCACCGAGCCGCCCGTGATCGCCGCGGCCTTCCTGATAGCCCTGGAGTACGGCCCCGAGGCCCTGAGCTACCGCCTGAAGCCCGCCTCCGGGGGCCGGTGA
- a CDS encoding CbiX/SirB N-terminal domain-containing protein has translation MKALVIVGHGSHLNEDSSLPVYEHAERIRRTGEFDEVVECFWKEEPSMRHVLDLVESEEVVVVPAFISEGYFTQQVIPRELGLEGPVTRRGGRVIRYAGPLGAFEEMPDVILERVRDLVGARRLAGRTALVLLGHGTDLNRNSAGVIYLNARRLRERGVFDAVEVGFLDQEPEIGRVVEEAEAENVVVIPLFIAEGWHTRETIPEDLGLEGEVTAREGKTIFYGAPVGTHPSMARLIADRAREAGEREAPLAR, from the coding sequence ATGAAGGCGCTCGTCATAGTGGGACACGGCTCGCACCTCAACGAGGACTCCAGCCTGCCGGTCTACGAGCACGCCGAGCGCATCCGGCGCACCGGCGAGTTCGACGAGGTGGTGGAGTGCTTCTGGAAGGAGGAGCCCTCCATGCGCCACGTGCTGGACCTCGTCGAGTCCGAGGAGGTCGTCGTGGTCCCCGCCTTTATCTCCGAGGGCTACTTCACGCAGCAGGTCATCCCGCGCGAGCTGGGGCTCGAGGGGCCGGTGACCCGCCGCGGCGGCAGGGTTATCCGCTACGCGGGGCCGCTCGGGGCCTTCGAGGAGATGCCGGACGTCATCCTGGAGCGGGTGCGCGACCTCGTCGGCGCGAGGAGGCTCGCCGGGCGCACCGCCCTCGTGCTCCTCGGCCACGGCACCGACCTCAACCGGAACTCGGCCGGCGTGATCTACCTGAACGCCCGCCGCCTGCGGGAGCGCGGCGTCTTCGACGCGGTGGAGGTCGGGTTCCTGGACCAGGAGCCGGAGATAGGCCGGGTGGTCGAGGAGGCGGAGGCCGAGAACGTCGTCGTGATCCCCCTGTTCATCGCCGAGGGCTGGCACACCCGCGAGACGATCCCGGAGGATCTGGGGCTGGAGGGCGAGGTCACGGCGCGGGAGGGGAAGACGATCTTCTACGGCGCCCCGGTCGGGACCCACCCCTCGATGGCCCGCCTGATCGCCGACCGGGCCCGCGAGGCGGGGGAGAGGGAAGCGCCCCTTGCCCGCTGA
- a CDS encoding DR2241 family protein yields the protein MPAESPARAAREAFAGWVEEAPGGRRFGQVLVRREEGGGYSIRHAEDRGRGDLEPHDDPRAAREIARLTEEGEHRPLKSSPNLRRGWEIRVPDRAALAVAMNYLYPAGIVHWYQLRRGELPVTHFRENAARQSGIYERVRDLSDEAVRNAVRACCADEVCLKRVMWDVDRGVPLGVERGSGEIPCPEPCSLFVSFARRVRLFEREERYADEAGLTPSEREDLAALVEAAASGEVGFAREAEFEEPLNVRRMRYRRLTLVPKLRRSEDR from the coding sequence TTGCCCGCTGAGAGCCCCGCGCGGGCGGCCCGCGAGGCGTTCGCGGGCTGGGTGGAGGAGGCCCCCGGCGGCCGCCGCTTCGGGCAGGTGCTGGTGCGCCGGGAGGAGGGGGGAGGTTACTCGATCCGGCACGCCGAAGACCGCGGCCGCGGCGACCTCGAGCCCCACGACGACCCCCGCGCGGCCCGCGAGATCGCCCGGCTCACCGAGGAGGGCGAGCACCGGCCGCTGAAGAGCTCCCCCAACCTCCGGCGCGGCTGGGAGATCCGCGTCCCCGACAGGGCCGCGCTGGCGGTGGCCATGAACTACCTCTACCCGGCCGGGATAGTGCACTGGTACCAGCTGCGTCGGGGCGAGCTGCCCGTCACCCACTTCCGGGAGAACGCCGCCCGCCAGAGCGGCATCTACGAGCGCGTCCGGGACCTCTCCGACGAGGCGGTCCGCAACGCGGTGCGGGCCTGCTGCGCGGACGAGGTGTGCCTGAAGCGGGTCATGTGGGACGTGGACCGCGGCGTCCCGCTCGGGGTGGAGCGGGGCTCCGGGGAGATCCCCTGTCCCGAGCCCTGCAGCCTCTTCGTCTCCTTCGCCCGGCGGGTGCGGCTCTTCGAGCGGGAGGAGCGCTACGCCGACGAGGCCGGGCTCACGCCCTCGGAGAGGGAGGATCTGGCCGCGCTGGTGGAGGCGGCGGCCTCCGGGGAGGTGGGCTTCGCCCGCGAGGCCGAGTTCGAGGAGCCGCTGAACGTGCGCCGGATGCGCTACCGGCGTCTCACCCTGGTCCCCAAGCTGCGCCGCTCCGAGGACCGCTAG
- a CDS encoding BON domain-containing protein — protein sequence MAARRKGARAGARIGARVAPKAGKVAAKSAWRLGKAEARLARRALASREPRGSRYLKYGIFTLLGVGIGALLGRSRRDGGGLAEGWGGPEPPSPAEQARSEPAAGPLIGEERRPETEAGTGQQEEVEQRIRSEIGTDPRTATMGRLNVEVNDGVAELRGEAPSEEARRAAGEIASRVEGVREVRNLLTVNPEGPRRERQSGEPDRPS from the coding sequence TTGGCAGCCAGGCGCAAGGGCGCGAGAGCGGGAGCCAGGATAGGGGCCCGGGTGGCCCCGAAGGCGGGGAAGGTCGCCGCGAAGTCGGCCTGGAGGCTCGGGAAGGCGGAGGCCCGGCTCGCCCGGCGGGCCCTGGCCTCCCGGGAGCCGCGCGGCAGCAGGTACCTGAAGTACGGGATCTTCACGCTGCTCGGCGTGGGGATCGGGGCGCTCCTCGGGCGCTCGCGCCGCGACGGCGGCGGCCTCGCGGAGGGCTGGGGCGGACCCGAGCCCCCCTCTCCCGCCGAGCAGGCCCGCTCCGAGCCCGCGGCCGGTCCGCTCATCGGCGAGGAGCGCCGCCCCGAGACGGAGGCGGGCACCGGCCAGCAGGAGGAGGTCGAGCAGCGGATCAGGAGCGAGATCGGCACCGACCCCCGCACCGCCACCATGGGCCGCCTGAACGTGGAGGTGAACGACGGCGTGGCCGAGCTGAGGGGCGAGGCCCCCTCCGAGGAGGCCCGCCGGGCCGCCGGGGAGATCGCCTCCCGCGTCGAGGGGGTCAGGGAGGTCAGGAACCTGCTGACCGTGAACCCCGAAGGCCCCCGCAGGGAGCGGCAGTCCGGGGAGCCCGACAGGCCCTCCTGA
- a CDS encoding phosphomannomutase/phosphoglucomutase produces the protein MIDESIFKAYDIRGVYPESLDESVARDIGRAFVHHLGLSGARVIVARDMRLSGEALQKAFIEGVTESGADVLDLGMISTDALYFAVGHLEEPGGAMVTASHNPKEYNGFKLCREEAIALSGESGINQIKELILSGKLPGPSEVRGSVEQGDILREYTEHCLGFIGREGLRPLKIVVDAGNGMAGKMLPPIFERLPFEVVPMYFELDGSFPNHPPNPIVPENMAELQERVVAEGADLGAAFDGDADRCFVVDENGRTISGDLLAALVAKNILEKEPGATILYSAVCSKALPELIEREGGRPVRTRAGHSIIKPQMREHNAAFGAEHSGHFYFRDNYFADSGIIALLTVAELVARQEGPISRLLEPIDPYVRSGEINSEVDDQRAVLEKVENFYLKRGGVETDHLDGLTVDAGDWWFNLRPSNTEPLLRLNVEARDEKTMEQVRDEVLSLVRG, from the coding sequence ATGATCGACGAGTCAATCTTCAAGGCCTACGACATCCGGGGGGTGTATCCCGAGAGCCTCGACGAGAGCGTGGCGCGCGACATAGGCCGCGCCTTCGTCCACCACCTGGGGCTCTCCGGGGCCCGGGTGATCGTCGCCCGCGACATGCGCCTCTCCGGGGAGGCGCTGCAGAAGGCCTTTATCGAGGGGGTGACCGAGTCCGGCGCCGACGTGCTGGACCTGGGCATGATCTCGACCGACGCCCTCTACTTCGCGGTGGGCCACCTCGAGGAGCCCGGCGGGGCGATGGTCACCGCCTCGCACAACCCCAAGGAGTACAACGGCTTCAAGCTCTGCCGGGAGGAGGCCATCGCCCTCTCCGGGGAGAGCGGGATAAACCAGATAAAGGAGCTGATCCTCTCCGGCAAGCTCCCGGGGCCCTCCGAGGTGCGCGGCTCGGTCGAGCAGGGGGACATCCTCCGGGAGTACACCGAGCACTGCCTGGGCTTTATCGGGCGGGAGGGCCTGCGCCCCCTGAAGATCGTGGTGGACGCCGGGAACGGCATGGCGGGCAAGATGCTCCCGCCGATCTTCGAGCGGCTGCCCTTCGAGGTGGTCCCGATGTACTTCGAGCTGGACGGCTCCTTCCCCAACCACCCGCCCAACCCGATCGTGCCGGAGAACATGGCCGAGCTGCAGGAGCGGGTGGTGGCCGAGGGCGCGGACCTCGGCGCGGCCTTCGACGGCGACGCCGACCGCTGCTTCGTGGTCGACGAGAACGGCCGCACCATCTCCGGGGACCTGCTGGCCGCCCTCGTGGCCAAGAACATCCTGGAGAAGGAGCCGGGGGCCACCATCCTCTACAGCGCGGTCTGCTCCAAGGCGCTGCCGGAGCTCATCGAGCGCGAGGGCGGCCGGCCGGTGCGCACCCGGGCGGGGCACTCGATCATCAAGCCGCAGATGCGCGAGCACAACGCCGCCTTCGGGGCCGAGCACTCGGGCCACTTCTACTTCCGGGACAACTACTTCGCCGACTCGGGGATCATCGCGCTGCTGACGGTGGCCGAGCTGGTCGCCCGCCAGGAGGGCCCCATCTCCCGGCTGCTGGAGCCCATAGACCCCTACGTGCGCTCCGGGGAGATAAACTCCGAGGTGGACGACCAGCGGGCCGTCCTGGAGAAGGTGGAGAACTTCTACCTCAAGCGCGGCGGCGTGGAGACGGACCACCTGGACGGCCTCACCGTGGACGCCGGGGACTGGTGGTTCAACCTGCGCCCCTCCAACACCGAGCCGCTCCTGCGCCTGAACGTGGAGGCGCGCGACGAGAAGACGATGGAGCAGGTCCGCGACGAGGTCTTGAGCCTCGTCCGCGGCTGA
- a CDS encoding CPBP family intramembrane glutamic endopeptidase: MGPRFVKQAALFYGLMAVAAALWSGLRGWGLPVSGGEPLREALLGILAATATVLLGALTYRLLPPLRKLADELAPHLVDPADRAGLILISAFSGISEEMFFRGAVQREFGLVLAALLFGALHIGPDRRYLVWTAWALAAGLLYGVLFEATGGLLAPALAHGLHNAATLLAWKRLRERRPG; this comes from the coding sequence GTGGGACCGCGGTTCGTTAAACAGGCGGCGCTCTTCTACGGCCTGATGGCGGTGGCGGCGGCCCTCTGGAGCGGGCTCAGGGGGTGGGGCCTGCCGGTCTCCGGCGGCGAACCGCTGCGGGAGGCGCTGCTGGGGATCCTCGCGGCGACGGCCACGGTGCTGCTCGGTGCGCTGACCTACCGGCTGCTCCCTCCCCTGCGCAAGCTGGCCGACGAGCTGGCGCCCCACCTGGTCGACCCCGCCGACCGGGCGGGGCTCATCCTGATCTCGGCTTTCAGCGGGATCTCGGAGGAGATGTTCTTCCGCGGGGCGGTGCAGCGGGAGTTCGGGCTCGTTCTCGCCGCCCTGCTCTTCGGCGCGCTGCACATCGGGCCGGACCGCCGCTACCTCGTCTGGACGGCCTGGGCCCTGGCCGCGGGCCTCCTCTACGGGGTGCTCTTCGAGGCCACCGGGGGGCTGCTGGCCCCGGCGCTGGCCCACGGGCTGCACAACGCGGCGACGCTTCTCGCCTGGAAGCGCCTCCGGGAGCGCCGCCCGGGATGA
- a CDS encoding sortase, translating into MGRLANIVLNVMSLVLVVAGLALVSTFFFGSPVPSPVTGGRAADAQNFEVPVLTKNAAPASAERQREPEVRVPEDRTIRITVPKMARVRDAVVPYTTGNDEEALRNHVGIHLKGTGFPWEPGANVYIAGHRLGYPNTPSFLAFFDLNKLRKGDEIILTDSLGRRYVYRVFRVLVVDPTDIYVTRPVEGKSVVTLQTCTLPDYSQRLIVQAEKV; encoded by the coding sequence ATGGGTCGCCTGGCAAACATAGTGCTCAACGTCATGAGCCTCGTCCTGGTGGTCGCCGGGCTGGCGCTCGTCTCGACCTTCTTCTTCGGCTCCCCGGTCCCCTCCCCGGTCACGGGCGGCCGGGCGGCCGACGCCCAGAACTTCGAGGTGCCTGTGCTGACCAAGAACGCCGCGCCGGCCAGCGCCGAGCGGCAGCGGGAGCCCGAGGTCCGGGTCCCCGAGGACAGGACCATCAGGATCACCGTGCCCAAGATGGCCCGGGTGCGCGACGCGGTCGTCCCCTACACCACCGGCAACGACGAGGAGGCCCTGAGGAACCACGTGGGCATCCACCTCAAGGGCACCGGCTTCCCCTGGGAGCCCGGCGCCAACGTGTACATCGCCGGCCACCGGCTCGGCTACCCCAACACGCCGAGCTTCCTCGCCTTCTTCGACCTCAACAAGCTCAGGAAGGGCGACGAGATCATCCTGACCGACTCTTTGGGCCGCAGGTACGTCTACCGGGTCTTCAGGGTCCTGGTCGTCGACCCCACGGACATCTACGTCACCCGCCCGGTGGAGGGCAAGAGCGTGGTGACCCTGCAGACCTGCACCCTGCCGGACTACTCGCAGCGGCTGATCGTCCAGGCCGAGAAGGTATAA
- the mrdA gene encoding penicillin-binding protein 2 gives MLRTPARRTPRKTPAKKRQPTPPMTRGNMQVRVVTLAFLVALVFVVLGGRLWYLQILTGETLSLSARATHTKEVKIPAQRGVIYDRDGEVLASNVPGMNVTVIPDMISREKLRELARILEADVESVMERYDAAMDPQTGNRYGAMLVKENADKDDVTYIMERTEEFPGVAVNDDWVRRYPHGSLAAHVLGYTGAITPEELEREPFKGLPNDSVVGKSGVELVYEKALQGEPGVKRYNVDALGRVVTVRNADGTRADGRPEVAPELLPPDSKEDPVPGKNLVLTLDLELQRVAERELEAAIARARQEGHSGEGGAVVAMDPRNGEILALASRPAFDPQLFVGGISGPEEAETFEYLNSELANSPFTNRAIAGAYPGASTFKVFTGLAGFFFGVIDANTTVTDNGGCWRPAGASGCWLSWRQTYGTGSTHGTQNYAQAIMDSNDKFFYQVADWIWQRTDDPNALPNFYKRFGFGSLTGIDLPGETPGRVPTKEWFESYQKEVYGYLERPWGIGDWVNLAIGQGDLLVSPIQMAQAYAAVYNNGTLVTPHVGKAIRDQDGELVRKIDPKPEGRIEFDPEARRELLEGLSMVTGPDGTAAPAFEDSELRILGKSGTGERGNKDPVNWFAGWAAGHEDRPLVVVVMVEGGGHSEVTAAPAVRRILEAYYGVKTGPTAVEQAAGSYAGSAPSD, from the coding sequence ATGCTCAGGACCCCCGCGCGCAGGACCCCCAGGAAGACCCCGGCCAAAAAGCGCCAGCCCACCCCGCCGATGACCCGGGGGAACATGCAGGTCCGGGTGGTGACGCTGGCCTTTCTCGTGGCCCTCGTCTTCGTGGTGCTGGGGGGCAGGCTGTGGTACCTGCAGATCCTCACCGGCGAGACCCTCTCGCTCTCCGCCCGGGCCACCCACACCAAGGAGGTCAAGATCCCGGCCCAGCGCGGCGTCATCTACGACCGCGACGGGGAGGTGCTCGCCAGCAACGTCCCCGGCATGAACGTCACCGTGATACCTGACATGATCTCCCGGGAGAAGCTCCGGGAGCTGGCCCGGATCCTCGAGGCCGACGTGGAGTCGGTCATGGAGCGCTACGACGCGGCGATGGACCCCCAGACGGGCAACCGCTACGGGGCGATGCTGGTCAAGGAGAACGCCGACAAGGACGACGTCACCTACATCATGGAGCGCACCGAGGAGTTCCCCGGGGTGGCGGTCAACGACGACTGGGTCCGCAGGTACCCCCACGGCTCCCTCGCCGCCCACGTCCTGGGCTACACCGGCGCGATCACGCCGGAGGAGCTCGAGCGGGAGCCCTTCAAGGGCCTGCCGAACGACTCCGTGGTCGGCAAGAGCGGGGTGGAGCTGGTCTACGAGAAGGCGCTGCAGGGCGAGCCGGGGGTCAAGCGCTACAACGTGGACGCCCTCGGGCGGGTGGTCACCGTGCGCAACGCCGACGGGACGCGCGCCGACGGGAGGCCCGAGGTGGCCCCGGAGCTGCTCCCGCCGGACAGCAAGGAGGACCCGGTCCCCGGCAAGAACCTGGTCCTCACCCTCGACCTGGAGCTGCAGCGGGTGGCCGAGCGGGAGCTGGAGGCGGCGATCGCCCGCGCCCGGCAGGAGGGGCACTCCGGGGAGGGCGGGGCGGTCGTGGCCATGGACCCCAGAAACGGCGAGATCCTCGCGCTCGCCAGCCGGCCCGCCTTCGACCCCCAGCTCTTCGTCGGCGGGATCTCGGGCCCCGAGGAGGCGGAGACCTTCGAGTACCTCAACTCGGAGCTCGCCAACTCCCCCTTCACCAACCGGGCCATCGCCGGCGCCTACCCCGGCGCCTCCACCTTCAAGGTGTTCACTGGGCTCGCGGGCTTCTTCTTCGGCGTGATCGACGCCAACACCACCGTCACGGACAACGGCGGCTGCTGGCGCCCGGCGGGGGCCTCGGGCTGCTGGCTCTCCTGGCGGCAGACCTACGGGACGGGCTCCACCCACGGCACCCAGAACTACGCCCAGGCCATCATGGACTCCAACGACAAGTTCTTCTACCAGGTGGCCGACTGGATCTGGCAGCGGACCGACGACCCGAACGCGCTCCCGAACTTCTACAAGCGCTTTGGCTTCGGCTCGCTGACCGGGATAGACCTCCCGGGCGAGACGCCGGGGCGGGTCCCCACCAAGGAGTGGTTCGAGTCCTACCAGAAGGAGGTCTACGGCTACCTGGAGCGCCCCTGGGGCATCGGCGACTGGGTGAACCTCGCCATCGGGCAGGGCGATCTCTTGGTCAGCCCGATCCAGATGGCCCAGGCCTACGCCGCCGTCTACAACAACGGCACGCTGGTCACCCCGCACGTCGGCAAGGCGATCCGGGACCAGGACGGCGAGCTGGTCCGCAAGATCGACCCCAAGCCCGAGGGCAGGATAGAGTTCGACCCGGAGGCCCGGCGCGAGCTGCTCGAGGGCCTGAGCATGGTCACCGGGCCGGACGGCACCGCGGCCCCGGCCTTCGAGGACTCCGAGCTGCGCATCCTCGGCAAGAGCGGCACGGGTGAGCGGGGCAACAAGGACCCGGTGAACTGGTTCGCCGGGTGGGCCGCGGGCCATGAGGACCGCCCCCTCGTGGTGGTGGTGATGGTGGAGGGCGGGGGCCACAGCGAGGTCACCGCCGCCCCGGCGGTCCGCCGCATCCTCGAGGCCTACTACGGCGTGAAGACGGGGCCCACCGCCGTCGAGCAGGCCGCCGGCTCCTACGCGGGGAGCGCCCCGAGCGACTAG
- the lgt gene encoding prolipoprotein diacylglyceryl transferase, whose protein sequence is MVAGMPHTALISLPSPPSPVIFEAGPFALRYYGLFIALGIVAATWVGSRELSRRGYDGALALDSLFFIVPLGFVGARLYHVVTDYELYASDPFPAVFEVWNGGLGIYGAVAGGALGAALFCWWRGVGFLDFADAAAPGLILAQAIGRWGNYFNQELFGRPSDLPWAIRIDPENRPAEYADATSFHPTFLYESLWNLLVFAFLMWSSRRFERRLRPGDVFVLYVSLYSLGRFFVETLRVDPAFIIGEGFRGNLFVSSVLAIGFALLFFLRHSRPSRHKTTRHP, encoded by the coding sequence TTGGTTGCCGGTATGCCCCACACCGCCCTGATATCCCTGCCGAGCCCGCCCTCGCCGGTGATCTTCGAGGCCGGCCCGTTCGCCCTGCGCTACTACGGGCTGTTCATCGCCCTGGGGATAGTGGCCGCCACCTGGGTGGGCTCGCGCGAGCTCTCCCGCCGGGGCTACGACGGCGCCCTGGCGCTCGACTCGCTGTTCTTTATCGTGCCGCTCGGGTTCGTGGGGGCGCGCCTCTACCACGTGGTCACCGACTACGAGCTCTACGCCAGCGACCCCTTCCCCGCCGTCTTCGAGGTCTGGAACGGCGGGCTGGGGATCTACGGCGCGGTGGCCGGCGGCGCCCTCGGCGCGGCCCTCTTCTGCTGGTGGCGCGGGGTGGGCTTTCTGGACTTCGCCGACGCCGCCGCGCCGGGCCTGATCCTGGCCCAGGCCATCGGCCGCTGGGGCAACTACTTCAACCAGGAGCTCTTCGGTCGCCCCTCGGACCTGCCCTGGGCCATAAGGATCGACCCCGAAAACCGCCCCGCCGAGTACGCCGACGCCACCTCCTTCCACCCCACGTTCCTCTACGAGTCGCTCTGGAACCTGCTGGTCTTCGCCTTCCTGATGTGGTCCTCCCGGCGCTTCGAGCGCCGCCTGCGCCCCGGCGACGTCTTCGTCCTGTACGTCAGCCTCTACTCCCTGGGACGTTTCTTCGTCGAGACCCTGCGCGTGGACCCAGCCTTTATCATCGGGGAGGGCTTCAGGGGCAACCTCTTCGTGAGCAGCGTGCTCGCCATAGGGTTCGCCCTGCTCTTCTTCCTCCGCCACTCCCGCCCCTCGCGCCACAAGACCACGCGCCACCCCTAG
- a CDS encoding Fur family transcriptional regulator yields MELEAVLGRMRGRGYKVTPQRLAVLEALAAERHQSLEELRGRCPEVGLATLYRTLDLLTGIGAVRRLELGDGPRYELAGDHHHHLICEACGEISEFEECPLDGAGLGRIGGFSPRAHSLEVYGRCAGCR; encoded by the coding sequence TTGGAGCTTGAGGCTGTTCTCGGCCGGATGCGGGGGCGGGGCTACAAGGTCACGCCGCAGCGGCTTGCGGTGCTCGAGGCGCTGGCTGCCGAGCGGCACCAGAGCCTCGAGGAGCTGCGGGGGCGGTGTCCGGAGGTGGGGCTTGCCACGCTGTACAGGACGCTGGACCTCCTCACCGGGATTGGGGCGGTCAGGCGGCTCGAGCTCGGGGACGGGCCGCGCTACGAGCTGGCCGGGGACCATCACCACCACCTCATCTGCGAGGCGTGCGGTGAGATCTCCGAGTTCGAGGAGTGCCCGCTGGACGGCGCGGGGCTCGGGAGGATAGGCGGCTTCAGCCCGCGGGCCCACAGCCTGGAGGTCTACGGGAGGTGCGCGGGATGCCGCTGA